In Camelus bactrianus isolate YW-2024 breed Bactrian camel chromosome 10, ASM4877302v1, whole genome shotgun sequence, a genomic segment contains:
- the LOC105067217 gene encoding olfactory receptor 51A7-like, with product MSPLNHTNTEVLRFLLIGIPGLEKDHIWISIPFSSVYLLSLLGDLAILFFIKTEPSLHEPMYYFLSMLSISDLRLSISFLPTTLGLFLFGVHEIHAASCFAQEFFIHLFTVTEASVLSVMAFGRYVAIHNPLRYSTILTSSRVIKTMVLLTSRNIILILPLPFLLQRLTYCHQNLLSHSYCLHQDVMKLACSDNRVNFVYGLFAALSTILDLLFITFSYIMILKTVLGIATPKEQLKALNTCISHICAVLIFYVPMLSAAMLHHFARGVSPMIHILMADVFLLVPPLMNPIVYCVKTHQIQEKIMGKLCPKRS from the coding sequence ATGTCTCCTCTTAACCACACGAACACTGAAGTTCTTAGATTCCTCCTTATCGGTATCCCTGGACTGGAGAAGGATCACATCTGGATATCTATTCCTTTCTCATCTGTATACCTTCTTTCCCTCCTGGGTGACCTTGCCATCCTCTTCTTTATCAAGACGGAACCAAGTCTCCATGAACCCATGTACTATTTCCTTTCCATGCTCTCCATCTCTGACCTAAGGTTGTCCATCTCTTTCTTACCCACCACTCTGGGACTATTCCTGTTTGGTGTCCATGAAATTCATGCAGCTTCATGCTTTGCCCAGGAGTTCTTTATCCACCTATTCACAGTTACTGAAGCCTCTGTGCTATCTGTAATGGCATTTGGCCGATATGTGGCCATCCACAACCCTCTGAGATACAGCACAATCTTAACCAGCTCCCGAGTCATCAAAACAATGGTCTTACTGACTTCCAGAAACATTATCTTGATTCTTCCACTACCCTTTCTGCTGCAACGGCTGACATACTGTCATCAAAACCTGCTCTCACACTCCTACTGTCTCCACCAGGATGTCATGAAGCTGGCCTGCTCTGACAACAGAGTTAACTTTGTCTATGGACTCTTTGCTGCCCTTTCTACTATTCTGGATTTGTTGTTTATTACTTTCTCCTACATAATGATCTTAAAGACAGTACTGGGCATTGCAACCCCCAAAGAGCAGCTTAAGGCCCTCAACACCTGCATCTCTCATATCTGTGCTGTGCTCATCTTCTATGTGCCCATGCTAAGTGCAGCCATGCTCCACCATTTTGCCAGGGGTGTGTCTCCTATGATCCATATTCTCATGGCTGATGTGTTCCTACTGGTGCCACCCCTGATGAATCCCATCGTGTACTGTGTGAAGACCCATCAAATCCAAGAAAAGATTATGGGGAAACTTTGTCCAAAAAGAAGTTGA